In Maridesulfovibrio ferrireducens, one genomic interval encodes:
- the queD gene encoding 6-carboxytetrahydropterin synthase QueD, translating into MNKGTWRLKVKKDFAAAHQLRNYGGKCENIHGHNFGVEVEIEGNKLDSKIEILMDFKVLKNELSAVLETLDHKHLNEIEYFKHRNPSSENLARYVYEEMKKRVETDGIKLVYASVSENDSSVATYSEA; encoded by the coding sequence ATGAACAAAGGGACATGGAGACTTAAAGTAAAAAAAGATTTCGCTGCAGCGCACCAGTTAAGAAACTACGGTGGAAAATGCGAAAATATACATGGTCATAATTTTGGGGTTGAAGTTGAGATTGAAGGAAACAAACTTGATTCCAAGATCGAAATACTCATGGACTTCAAAGTACTTAAGAATGAACTTTCCGCAGTATTGGAAACACTGGACCACAAGCATCTCAACGAGATTGAATACTTTAAGCACAGAAACCCCTCGTCAGAAAATCTGGCCCGTTATGTTTATGAAGAAATGAAAAAAAGAGTCGAAACAGACGGGATTAAACTTGTCTACGCCTCTGTCTCAGAAAATGACTCTTCCGTAGCGACATACAGCGAAGCTTAG
- the dtd gene encoding D-aminoacyl-tRNA deacylase — translation MRLVIQRTSRAKVDVAERTVGSIGPGIMVLVGFGKEDTAKLPVSKSWETIINKMIGLRIFEDTEGRMNHSLKDFEGDILLISQFTLYASCRKGRRPSFTDAAAPALANSLFEKFTETVRTKAPGKVETGEFGALMNIDFVNWGPVTIFLDSKDFA, via the coding sequence ATGCGCTTAGTGATACAAAGAACCAGTAGAGCAAAAGTTGATGTTGCGGAACGTACTGTCGGGTCCATCGGGCCGGGGATAATGGTACTGGTCGGATTCGGAAAAGAAGATACAGCAAAGCTTCCGGTTTCAAAATCATGGGAAACAATCATTAATAAAATGATAGGTCTCAGAATTTTTGAAGACACCGAAGGACGCATGAATCATTCACTGAAAGACTTCGAAGGAGACATCCTTCTTATTTCGCAGTTCACTCTCTACGCCTCCTGCCGCAAGGGAAGAAGACCCTCTTTTACAGACGCGGCTGCGCCTGCTCTTGCAAACAGTTTATTTGAAAAGTTTACTGAAACAGTCAGGACCAAAGCGCCGGGAAAAGTCGAAACAGGTGAATTCGGAGCCCTTATGAATATCGACTTTGTTAACTGGGGGCCTGTTACAATCTTTTTGGATTCCAAAGATTTCGCCTAA
- a CDS encoding ATP-binding protein, which translates to MHSFVLEAVPNPEESREIARRAILILKKFISNEGILHDIDLVLTEACSNVARHAYEKVADCNRLELKISIFPPEYIVLEIADWGKGLCSETIDFSMPSPEAVGGRGMFIMSKLMDSFELIKENDKNIIRLTRRIEEDQWQTKE; encoded by the coding sequence ATGCATAGCTTTGTGCTGGAAGCGGTTCCCAACCCTGAAGAAAGTAGAGAAATTGCCAGAAGAGCAATTCTTATACTTAAAAAGTTCATCTCGAATGAAGGCATACTTCATGACATAGACCTAGTCTTAACAGAAGCATGCTCCAATGTAGCCAGACACGCTTATGAAAAAGTAGCTGACTGCAACAGGCTGGAACTGAAAATATCAATCTTTCCGCCAGAATACATTGTCCTTGAAATTGCGGACTGGGGAAAAGGACTTTGTTCTGAAACCATTGATTTCTCAATGCCTTCGCCAGAAGCGGTTGGAGGACGCGGCATGTTTATTATGTCCAAACTAATGGATTCTTTCGAACTTATTAAAGAAAATGATAAGAACATAATCAGGTTAACTCGCAGGATAGAGGAAGATCAATGGCAGACGAAAGAATAA
- a CDS encoding STAS domain-containing protein, with protein MADERITISDGVLTLKFGKEITIESIYDFKNEVEKQSNSSEIKIVIANLSEALFLDSSGIGFLVSLNSRLKSLNKNMYLLRPSEHIRKTLELVRLISFFDIIEDEREIS; from the coding sequence ATGGCAGACGAAAGAATAACCATTTCCGACGGAGTGCTTACTCTTAAATTCGGAAAAGAAATCACCATCGAATCTATCTATGATTTCAAAAATGAAGTCGAAAAGCAAAGCAACTCTTCTGAAATAAAAATTGTTATTGCCAATCTTTCAGAAGCCCTCTTTTTAGACAGTTCAGGAATAGGCTTCCTCGTGTCCTTGAATTCCAGACTGAAAAGCCTCAATAAGAATATGTATCTATTACGCCCAAGCGAGCACATACGTAAAACATTGGAACTCGTCAGGCTGATTTCTTTTTTCGATATAATTGAAGACGAAAGAGAAATTTCTTAG
- a CDS encoding FapA family protein encodes MPCLKHFFDPDFNHQNLKPTQKNDGSTDFYNMGYVQSVVIGQILAQWQEEEEEGKCANGYRHYSEKKFPKGPNTKINPDDSDQLIATRNGYVFYNEDGLIMVKELLNIRGDVGLSTGNIFFIGDLVVHGSIKSGLEVNAFNVNVKGIIEQAYVKAGGFLKCDGGIKGHGRAQIEAKESLRANFCENATIVSGKNIIIDKSCMHSKVYSEGKFAVKGRLCGGPCYSSQYIYVGEQLGGGLSTPAQLIVGYSPLVLLHIDKISGQIDKLNDLIAELTGKLSNDASNAIEYREKIDKYEIKVRFLKNKKKELWNTLEQTAKLESCRIMVSGIVKAGVEISIGQAFLQVNEPLEDVFFYYENHEIKVGSPALKK; translated from the coding sequence ATGCCCTGCCTGAAGCACTTCTTCGACCCGGACTTTAATCATCAGAACCTGAAACCAACTCAGAAAAATGACGGAAGTACCGATTTCTATAATATGGGATACGTTCAAAGCGTTGTCATAGGGCAAATTCTTGCCCAGTGGCAGGAAGAGGAAGAAGAGGGAAAGTGTGCAAATGGATACAGGCACTATTCTGAAAAAAAATTTCCAAAAGGCCCAAACACAAAAATCAATCCAGACGACTCAGATCAATTAATTGCGACTCGCAACGGCTACGTTTTTTATAACGAAGACGGTCTGATCATGGTCAAGGAACTGCTCAACATCAGAGGAGATGTGGGTTTGTCCACTGGTAATATTTTTTTCATTGGAGATTTGGTTGTACATGGTTCAATCAAATCCGGATTGGAGGTAAATGCCTTTAACGTTAATGTAAAAGGTATTATTGAGCAGGCTTATGTCAAGGCTGGTGGATTTTTGAAATGTGACGGAGGCATCAAAGGACATGGTCGGGCTCAGATTGAAGCAAAAGAAAGTCTACGGGCAAACTTCTGTGAAAATGCAACAATTGTAAGCGGTAAAAATATTATCATTGATAAAAGTTGCATGCACAGTAAAGTTTATTCCGAAGGTAAATTTGCAGTTAAAGGCAGACTATGCGGCGGCCCTTGCTACAGTAGCCAGTACATCTATGTAGGGGAACAACTCGGTGGCGGACTTAGCACCCCGGCTCAATTAATAGTTGGATACAGTCCTTTGGTACTGCTGCACATAGACAAAATATCTGGACAAATAGACAAGCTGAACGACCTTATAGCAGAATTGACAGGTAAACTGTCAAACGATGCAAGCAATGCGATTGAATACAGAGAAAAAATTGATAAGTATGAGATAAAAGTCCGTTTCTTAAAAAACAAAAAGAAAGAGCTGTGGAACACACTGGAACAGACTGCAAAACTTGAATCTTGCAGAATAATGGTTTCAGGTATTGTCAAAGCAGGTGTAGAAATAAGTATCGGACAAGCTTTTTTACAGGTTAATGAACCCTTGGAAGATGTTTTCTTCTATTATGAAAACCATGAAATTAAAGTGGGATCTCCCGCGCTAAAGAAATAG
- a CDS encoding motility protein A, which produces MDIATLIGIVGGFGLIVATIMMGGNAAGFLDAPSAIVVLGGTFASVFIMFPMSVVLKAFKIALKGFFSKSRDPKAIIDQIVALAETARKESLVALEKVAIDDPYLKKGVILVADGTDSTIVRAIMEIEIDFMKKRHFQGQSVMKGMGAMAPAFGMIGTLIGLVNMLSNLSDPDAIGPAMAIALLTTLYGSVLANVVFLPLAKKLEERSFEESLYMEIMVEGIVAIQKGEHPSIVKEKLQSFLAPAMRDAAA; this is translated from the coding sequence ATGGATATTGCAACTTTAATAGGTATTGTCGGCGGATTTGGTCTTATTGTCGCAACGATTATGATGGGGGGTAATGCTGCAGGTTTTCTTGACGCTCCTTCTGCTATTGTTGTTCTCGGAGGTACTTTTGCCTCTGTCTTTATTATGTTCCCCATGAGCGTAGTTCTGAAAGCATTCAAAATAGCTCTTAAAGGATTCTTCTCAAAATCAAGAGACCCCAAAGCTATTATTGATCAAATCGTAGCGCTTGCTGAAACAGCAAGGAAAGAAAGTCTAGTGGCCCTTGAAAAAGTTGCAATAGATGATCCTTATCTAAAAAAAGGTGTCATCCTTGTCGCAGATGGTACTGACTCCACGATAGTTCGGGCTATCATGGAGATTGAAATTGATTTCATGAAAAAAAGACACTTTCAAGGCCAGTCAGTTATGAAAGGCATGGGAGCAATGGCCCCTGCATTCGGTATGATCGGTACACTCATCGGCCTGGTTAACATGCTTTCCAACCTCAGTGATCCTGACGCAATCGGACCTGCAATGGCGATTGCATTGCTCACAACTCTTTACGGATCAGTTCTTGCCAACGTCGTTTTCCTTCCTCTCGCTAAAAAGCTTGAAGAACGCTCATTTGAAGAGTCACTGTATATGGAAATCATGGTTGAAGGAATTGTCGCTATTCAGAAAGGGGAACACCCATCGATTGTAAAAGAAAAGCTTCAATCATTCCTTGCACCGGCAATGCGCGACGCGGCAGCCTAG
- a CDS encoding OmpA family protein, whose translation MAKIVILKPKNNDPPPEEGLPPWMATFADMVTLLLCFFVLLLSFASNDAEKFKELLGSIKDAFGVKIERPEADHLALAPSDLQRKEIKMDSNDKRLLGLVLRIKALLDDDESTRKSSGVNADQDGVIMSTDSASLFEPGTAKLKPGANKVLNKVISILKENNYNLVVRGHTDNIETSSKKFPTNWELSAARAARALRYIAEHGGISTKRLKAVGYADTQPLVKNDTPANRAKNRRIEFFYHKPARDSW comes from the coding sequence ATGGCAAAAATAGTAATTCTTAAGCCGAAAAATAATGATCCACCTCCAGAGGAAGGGTTACCTCCGTGGATGGCGACATTTGCGGACATGGTTACTCTTTTGCTCTGCTTTTTCGTGCTTCTTTTATCTTTTGCATCCAATGACGCTGAAAAATTTAAAGAACTCTTAGGCTCAATTAAAGACGCATTCGGAGTTAAAATTGAAAGGCCCGAAGCGGATCACCTTGCACTTGCTCCGTCGGACCTACAGCGCAAAGAAATAAAAATGGACAGCAATGATAAAAGACTACTTGGTCTTGTCCTGCGTATTAAAGCCCTTCTGGATGATGACGAGTCCACCCGAAAATCCTCCGGCGTAAATGCTGATCAGGACGGCGTAATCATGAGCACCGACAGCGCGTCACTATTTGAGCCCGGAACAGCGAAGTTAAAACCGGGTGCGAACAAGGTTCTAAACAAGGTCATCAGTATCCTTAAAGAAAATAATTACAACCTTGTTGTTCGAGGACACACCGACAACATAGAAACCAGCTCGAAAAAATTTCCAACAAACTGGGAGCTTTCAGCCGCAAGAGCGGCCAGAGCTTTACGCTACATCGCAGAACATGGCGGAATTTCGACCAAAAGACTCAAAGCTGTCGGATATGCAGACACTCAGCCACTAGTAAAAAATGACACCCCCGCCAACAGAGCAAAAAACAGAAGGATTGAATTTTTCTATCACAAACCTGCACGCGACTCATGGTAG
- a CDS encoding glycosyltransferase translates to MTEKYIAQVIKKDSRLQDICISSDNKTKHMWGKYGPRNETKLSSEADPQKMILLIGSGIGVTAEILLEQTNRPLLILDCEEPILAVTDLKRKFQNHQNVCWINTSSPTTAVRHILELKRQYKLDIQLLTIPFYLRLSPFYTEVTQLLLNEATTKPQHPSWPKFQSENPRILLLTSQYFLMGEIVAACERQSIPHMFINMDAKEMNLDIFVSRISSAINIFRPDFVLTVNHLGVDQEGVLNTLLHKFDVPMASWFVDNPLLLLPLYKAQADSNTTLFTWDADRMDSLKDLGFQNIFHLPLGTDQTRFNPGNGCSNPEWARDISFVGNSMVHKTARRLEAAGLSGPLRLRWKEIAHEFGKRSEPSVFNFLKTDYPELIPHYDNLNSPYRKLAFETLIIWQATLEYRLACVKQTLNYLPMIVGDSGWNELLKDEETWEYHSELSYYEDLPRFYPCSKINFNCTSQQMKGAVNQRVFDVPACNGFILTDHRYQMENLFEPGKEIAVYYNTEEIPEMIEKYSAEPDSRTKIIKAARKRIMAEHTYDCRIKTLIKYMRKAYT, encoded by the coding sequence ATGACTGAAAAATACATTGCTCAGGTTATTAAGAAAGATTCAAGATTGCAGGATATATGCATTTCCTCCGACAACAAAACAAAGCATATGTGGGGAAAATACGGCCCCCGCAATGAAACGAAGCTTTCATCAGAAGCTGATCCCCAAAAAATGATTCTACTCATAGGGTCCGGAATAGGGGTTACCGCAGAAATTTTACTGGAACAGACAAACCGTCCTCTGCTCATACTGGACTGCGAAGAACCTATTCTCGCCGTGACCGACTTAAAAAGAAAATTTCAAAATCATCAGAATGTCTGCTGGATAAACACATCCTCCCCGACCACAGCAGTCCGCCATATTTTAGAACTCAAACGGCAATATAAACTTGATATTCAACTGCTGACCATACCTTTTTACCTCAGACTTTCCCCTTTTTATACAGAAGTAACTCAGCTACTTCTGAACGAAGCAACTACTAAGCCGCAACATCCGTCATGGCCGAAATTTCAATCTGAAAATCCCAGAATACTGCTTCTGACCAGCCAATACTTTTTGATGGGTGAAATTGTCGCGGCATGCGAAAGACAATCCATTCCGCATATGTTCATAAATATGGATGCCAAAGAAATGAACCTTGATATCTTTGTCTCCAGAATATCTTCAGCAATAAATATTTTCAGGCCAGACTTTGTGCTGACGGTAAATCATCTGGGAGTCGATCAGGAAGGAGTCTTAAACACCTTACTCCATAAATTTGATGTCCCTATGGCTTCATGGTTTGTCGACAATCCGCTACTTCTGCTCCCCCTTTACAAAGCTCAGGCCGACAGCAACACCACTCTCTTTACATGGGATGCCGACCGCATGGATTCTCTTAAGGACTTGGGGTTCCAAAACATATTTCATCTTCCGCTTGGAACAGATCAAACCAGATTCAACCCCGGTAATGGTTGCAGCAATCCCGAATGGGCCAGAGATATTTCTTTTGTCGGCAATTCAATGGTTCACAAAACAGCGCGCCGCTTAGAAGCAGCAGGACTTTCCGGCCCGCTAAGACTTCGCTGGAAAGAAATCGCGCATGAATTTGGAAAAAGATCAGAGCCCTCAGTCTTTAATTTTTTAAAAACTGATTACCCGGAATTAATTCCACATTATGATAATCTCAATTCCCCATACCGCAAACTTGCTTTTGAAACTCTTATCATCTGGCAGGCAACACTTGAATACCGCCTCGCATGTGTAAAACAAACGCTGAATTATTTACCTATGATAGTAGGGGATAGCGGTTGGAATGAACTACTGAAAGATGAAGAGACATGGGAATATCATTCTGAACTTTCATACTATGAAGATCTCCCTCGCTTCTACCCTTGTTCAAAAATAAATTTCAATTGCACCAGCCAGCAAATGAAAGGTGCAGTAAATCAACGAGTCTTCGACGTTCCGGCCTGTAACGGTTTTATTCTTACAGACCATAGATATCAGATGGAAAATTTATTTGAACCCGGCAAAGAAATCGCTGTCTATTACAACACCGAAGAAATACCAGAGATGATAGAAAAATACTCTGCAGAGCCGGATTCAAGGACGAAAATAATAAAAGCAGCGCGAAAAAGAATCATGGCCGAACACACATACGACTGCCGTATCAAAACTCTTATTAAATACATGCGCAAAGCATATACCTAG
- a CDS encoding zinc ribbon domain-containing protein, with protein sequence MPIYEYKCNKCGHIFEELVSVSNSESPECLSCGSQDTIKLISACIGHLSDGSSGNGSYSSPSGGSGAGGCGAGGFS encoded by the coding sequence ATGCCTATTTATGAATATAAATGCAATAAATGCGGGCATATTTTTGAGGAGTTGGTTTCAGTTTCAAATTCTGAATCTCCTGAATGTTTATCCTGCGGAAGTCAGGATACTATCAAATTGATTTCGGCTTGCATTGGTCATTTGTCTGACGGAAGTTCCGGAAACGGTTCATATTCTTCGCCATCCGGAGGTTCCGGAGCGGGGGGATGTGGGGCTGGCGGATTTTCATGA
- a CDS encoding CHASE4 domain-containing protein, with protein sequence MRVSLKTKTMVGVLLMCATMLIGSWGGISQFMKHSSYLIEKSLVEENFDRVFYAVSKSIEELGRSCSDWAWWDGSFQFMKDHNEKFISSNLVPEVFNTLNVDFVLFIDNDGKIFDAHSTVSTDDVQRCFIHEGGNGKALIEATGKEGKSGLLRISHSIVMISSHKIMNSLMDKEPRGTLVMGRFFGDEDIVELGKNLHMQLSLTELQDNKEDGVFFDSSSFVGVPAVGYKVLKDVLGKPLVSLKLKMGQDIYAICSSMTFNFMYFSLAILIVIGACTYFFVNYFFVSRVENLKAQLFADGTEGVTEGITGGERRLQVRLNGDDELTDLSDSINATLDLVQEEKERAEVANRVKSEFLANMSHEIRTPMHSIIGMVELLKETKLDNDQKYFLEVTGTAGESLLEVINDVLEISKIEAGYLEIEKHQFILREMIERVVSVLNVEAAKKGLTILCKVTDAVPEKVIGDPTRIRQVLTNLISNSIKFTGEGIVEVCVAVDDAARIVFSVSDTGIGIPQDKISTIFESFTQADSSTSRKYGGTGLGLPISRKLVGMMGGVLSVESLMGEGSTFSFYVDLEY encoded by the coding sequence ATGAGAGTTAGTTTAAAAACTAAGACTATGGTTGGCGTTTTGCTTATGTGCGCAACTATGCTGATAGGATCATGGGGCGGCATTTCTCAGTTTATGAAGCACAGTTCATATCTGATCGAGAAGTCTTTGGTTGAAGAAAATTTTGATCGTGTTTTTTATGCGGTATCAAAATCAATAGAAGAGCTAGGTCGTTCATGTAGTGACTGGGCATGGTGGGATGGATCTTTCCAATTTATGAAAGATCATAATGAAAAATTTATCAGCTCGAATCTCGTTCCAGAAGTATTTAATACTTTGAATGTGGATTTTGTCTTATTTATCGATAATGACGGGAAGATCTTTGACGCACACTCCACTGTTAGTACTGATGATGTTCAACGATGTTTCATTCACGAGGGAGGCAATGGAAAGGCTTTAATTGAGGCTACAGGAAAAGAAGGTAAAAGCGGTCTGCTTAGAATTTCTCACTCAATTGTTATGATTTCTTCTCATAAAATAATGAACAGCTTAATGGATAAAGAGCCACGCGGAACGTTGGTCATGGGCCGTTTTTTTGGAGACGAAGATATCGTAGAATTAGGAAAAAATCTTCATATGCAGCTTTCATTAACTGAGTTGCAGGATAATAAGGAAGACGGAGTCTTTTTTGATTCTTCTTCTTTTGTGGGCGTTCCCGCTGTAGGCTATAAGGTTTTGAAGGATGTTCTCGGTAAACCTCTTGTTTCGCTTAAGTTGAAAATGGGACAGGATATTTATGCCATATGCTCGTCTATGACCTTTAATTTTATGTATTTTTCTTTGGCAATTTTGATTGTTATCGGGGCTTGTACTTATTTTTTTGTGAATTATTTTTTTGTATCACGTGTTGAAAATCTTAAAGCTCAACTTTTTGCGGACGGGACCGAAGGCGTTACTGAAGGTATTACCGGAGGAGAGAGGCGTTTGCAGGTGAGACTAAATGGTGATGACGAATTGACTGATCTTTCGGATTCAATAAATGCTACTTTGGACCTCGTGCAGGAAGAGAAAGAACGGGCTGAAGTTGCCAATAGAGTTAAAAGTGAATTTTTGGCGAACATGAGTCATGAGATACGTACACCTATGCACTCGATTATTGGAATGGTTGAATTGCTTAAAGAGACAAAGCTGGACAACGATCAAAAATATTTTTTGGAAGTGACAGGGACTGCGGGGGAGTCGCTGCTTGAAGTTATAAATGATGTTCTTGAAATTTCTAAGATAGAAGCGGGATATTTAGAAATTGAGAAGCATCAATTTATTCTTCGTGAAATGATAGAAAGGGTTGTGTCTGTGCTTAATGTAGAAGCCGCTAAAAAAGGGCTTACAATTCTCTGCAAGGTGACAGATGCAGTTCCTGAAAAAGTGATCGGGGACCCGACACGCATCCGGCAGGTTTTGACAAATTTAATCAGTAATTCCATAAAATTTACCGGCGAAGGAATTGTTGAAGTTTGTGTTGCTGTAGATGATGCAGCAAGAATTGTTTTTTCTGTTTCAGATACAGGGATAGGGATACCGCAGGATAAGATTAGCACTATTTTTGAAAGTTTTACTCAAGCGGATTCGTCAACTTCTCGAAAATATGGTGGAACCGGTTTAGGTCTTCCTATTTCACGTAAGTTGGTTGGAATGATGGGTGGGGTCCTTTCGGTAGAAAGTCTGATGGGTGAGGGGTCAACTTTTTCATTTTATGTAGATCTAGAATATTAA
- the cysS gene encoding cysteine--tRNA ligase — protein sequence MRLYNTLERKKEEFVPSNGNKVSLYACGITAYDLCHIGHARSSVVFDVLVRYLRYKGYDVTFVRNFTDIDDKIINRANESGVSAAELAEKFIGEFYVDMDKLNILRADIEPKCTEHIPEMLTLTQTLIDKGHAYSTPSGDVYFKVRSFEGYGKLSGRNIEDLQSGARIKPGEEKKDPLDFALWKAAKPGEPSWESPWGQGRPGWHLECSAMSEKYLSLPFDIHGGGQDLSFPHHENEIAQSEAATGKPMARFWVHNGFVQINSEKMSKSLGNFFTIRDIIAKFLPETLRYFLLTMHYRSPLDFSFEALEEAEKGIRRVYSAMEQMEEALQKAKWSKAALPAEVLTELEDAEKGWDAAMEDDVNTAGAMGYIFTLVRLAGRIAEDKAWRKSEGGRDAWTRILADMKKWGEVLGIFTEKPETFLAGLKLCMLERKGIEVSKVDELVAARQDARKNKDFAESDKIRDALTELGVEVKDTPQGPVWDVI from the coding sequence ATGCGCCTTTATAATACACTTGAACGTAAAAAAGAGGAATTTGTTCCTTCTAACGGCAATAAGGTTAGTTTGTATGCCTGCGGTATTACTGCTTATGATCTTTGCCATATAGGGCATGCCCGCTCCTCTGTTGTTTTCGATGTTTTGGTTCGTTACCTGCGTTACAAAGGGTATGATGTAACATTTGTACGCAATTTTACCGATATTGATGATAAGATTATCAATCGCGCAAATGAATCCGGCGTTTCTGCTGCTGAACTTGCTGAAAAATTCATCGGTGAGTTTTATGTGGATATGGATAAGCTTAACATTCTCAGAGCCGATATTGAGCCGAAATGTACCGAGCATATCCCTGAGATGTTGACTCTGACTCAAACTCTCATTGATAAAGGGCACGCTTATTCCACTCCTTCCGGTGATGTATATTTCAAAGTCCGTTCTTTTGAAGGATACGGCAAACTTTCCGGTAGAAATATTGAAGATTTGCAATCCGGAGCACGTATTAAACCGGGCGAAGAGAAAAAAGATCCTCTTGATTTTGCACTTTGGAAGGCTGCAAAACCGGGTGAACCTTCATGGGAAAGTCCTTGGGGACAAGGTCGTCCCGGTTGGCATCTTGAATGTTCAGCCATGAGTGAAAAATATTTGTCACTTCCATTTGATATTCATGGTGGCGGGCAGGATTTGAGTTTTCCTCATCATGAAAATGAGATTGCTCAGAGTGAAGCTGCGACAGGAAAGCCTATGGCTCGTTTCTGGGTGCATAACGGCTTTGTTCAAATTAATTCAGAAAAAATGTCTAAATCTCTTGGTAACTTTTTTACCATCAGAGATATCATTGCAAAATTTCTCCCTGAAACACTGCGTTATTTCTTGCTGACAATGCATTACCGAAGTCCACTTGATTTTTCATTTGAAGCTCTCGAAGAAGCTGAAAAAGGTATTCGCCGCGTCTATTCTGCCATGGAGCAGATGGAAGAAGCTCTTCAAAAGGCTAAATGGTCCAAAGCTGCTTTACCTGCCGAAGTTCTTACCGAGCTTGAGGATGCAGAAAAGGGTTGGGACGCCGCTATGGAAGACGATGTGAATACAGCCGGAGCAATGGGGTATATTTTCACACTTGTCCGTCTTGCCGGGCGCATTGCCGAAGATAAGGCATGGCGTAAAAGTGAAGGTGGACGCGATGCTTGGACTCGTATCCTTGCTGATATGAAGAAATGGGGCGAAGTTTTAGGAATTTTCACTGAAAAACCTGAGACTTTTTTAGCCGGGCTTAAGCTCTGCATGCTTGAACGCAAGGGAATTGAAGTTTCAAAAGTGGACGAGCTTGTTGCTGCACGTCAAGATGCTAGAAAAAATAAAGATTTTGCGGAATCTGATAAGATCAGAGATGCTCTTACTGAGCTTGGGGTTGAGGTTAAAGACACTCCTCAAGGCCCAGTTTGGGACGTAATTTGA
- the ispD gene encoding 2-C-methyl-D-erythritol 4-phosphate cytidylyltransferase has product MSASGEVWAVILAAGSGTRLAATVGGVKKQFLLWKGFPLFWHSAITFSNTPRISGIVFVFPPDQVEEMKTVVSELDGSDSLGLPFKVVAGGARRQDSVFNGLSVLSARCEHVLVHDSARPFASGPLVSNIIDMLKDGLPAVIPAVEVTDTIKEVDGDIVKQTLVRSNLRAVQTPQGFSLPVLIAAHKMADENKWDVTDDASMVEMFGVEMLGAEMSKVKVHICAGEETNVKITNPEDLAKLEEKIQPVPCVGWGYDVHRYGPGRPMVIGGVPIPGGPEVVAHSDGDVLLHALADAILGLFGGGDIGFHFPDTSAACENMSSGIIVTEVLAKADEAGVEIVHVDLTVIAQIPKLSPHRNLIQKNIASLMGLDKSQVNVKATTEEKLGFTGEKKGIKAVAAVTGLKRVIKG; this is encoded by the coding sequence ATGAGCGCATCCGGTGAAGTCTGGGCTGTTATTTTAGCCGCAGGCAGCGGTACACGCCTTGCTGCAACTGTCGGCGGGGTTAAAAAACAGTTTCTTTTATGGAAGGGCTTTCCGCTCTTTTGGCATTCTGCCATTACTTTTTCAAATACACCTCGTATTTCAGGGATTGTTTTTGTTTTTCCGCCTGATCAGGTTGAAGAAATGAAAACAGTTGTCTCCGAACTTGACGGATCAGATTCACTCGGCTTGCCTTTTAAGGTTGTAGCCGGTGGAGCAAGACGGCAGGATTCCGTTTTTAACGGACTTAGCGTTTTGTCTGCCAGATGTGAACATGTTCTGGTTCATGATTCCGCTCGTCCTTTTGCTTCCGGCCCTCTTGTTTCCAATATTATAGATATGCTTAAAGACGGACTTCCCGCAGTTATTCCGGCTGTTGAAGTAACGGATACAATTAAAGAAGTTGACGGTGATATCGTTAAACAGACTTTGGTCAGATCTAATCTTCGAGCTGTTCAGACTCCGCAAGGTTTCTCGCTGCCTGTTCTTATTGCCGCACATAAGATGGCGGATGAGAATAAGTGGGATGTTACGGATGACGCGTCTATGGTTGAGATGTTTGGGGTTGAAATGCTCGGGGCTGAAATGTCAAAAGTTAAGGTCCATATTTGTGCCGGAGAGGAGACAAACGTGAAGATCACAAATCCCGAAGATTTGGCAAAGCTTGAAGAAAAAATTCAGCCTGTTCCCTGTGTCGGCTGGGGATATGACGTACACAGGTACGGTCCCGGTAGACCTATGGTAATTGGTGGGGTTCCTATTCCCGGCGGACCTGAAGTTGTCGCTCACTCAGACGGCGATGTTCTTTTACACGCTCTTGCGGACGCTATATTAGGTCTTTTCGGTGGCGGAGATATCGGATTTCATTTTCCTGATACGAGTGCAGCCTGTGAAAACATGTCCAGCGGCATAATCGTTACAGAAGTGCTCGCCAAGGCTGATGAGGCCGGAGTAGAAATAGTTCATGTTGATTTGACCGTAATCGCCCAAATACCGAAACTTTCTCCTCATAGGAACCTTATTCAAAAGAATATTGCTTCACTTATGGGGCTTGATAAATCTCAGGTTAATGTCAAAGCTACCACCGAAGAAAAGCTCGGCTTTACCGGCGAAAAGAAAGGAATTAAAGCTGTTGCTGCTGTGACTGGTCTTAAGAGAGTAATTAAAGGCTGA